The Apium graveolens cultivar Ventura chromosome 6, ASM990537v1, whole genome shotgun sequence genome contains a region encoding:
- the LOC141666253 gene encoding uncharacterized protein LOC141666253, translating into MDRSWLKADRRTREFENGVDDLLMFAFENGYNEDKISCPCLKCAHSKSWKARIVKNHLFQNGIDETYTRWIWHGEPNIVESPVLDESDNSVSSNYQFCTRMGEADDDDVLSSDSSDFINHVKGEHEPLYPGCENYTKMKALVKLFNLKVKHGMSDSCFSDVLLLIGSLLPEGNNVPSSFNEAKKTLCALGMGYDKIHACPNNCLLYRGPQDEDETTCRICKASRWKLNKKGEEQEGVPAKVLWYFPLIPRIRNLFNTPAIAKDMTWHETERQQDGKMRHPADSQTWKDVDQKWPDFASESRNLRLALSADGFNPFRGNRTDHSSWPVLLSVYNLPPWLCMKRRYIMLCLLISGPTEPGNDIDVFLQPLIEDLQELWRGKQVYDAYRQESFVLRGILLWTISDYPALGNLSGHVVKGYNACILCVDKTEATRLVHYRKTVVMRHRRWLPRHHPYRNQKAAFDNSVETGAGPIPLTGEQVFERVQHLRDHVFGKTQRQHKRKKGDARPVWKKLSIFFQLEYWKFLPVRHVLDVMHIEKNICEALLGTLLNIPGKTKDRESVRLDMAEMGIRMELRPKTPGKKEKVPLAAWNLSNAEKKVVCSSFLQMKLPDGFCSNIKNLVNMEKLRLVGMKSHDCHTILHHLLPIAIRSVLHKKVSWWKHYASWKKHFPPSFFDVMIHLSIHLVREVKLCGPIFLRWMYPFERYMKAFKVYVRNAAHPEGCIAEAYVAEEAVERLVNFEEATIGLPKNDRHEQNAISKPLSGATMIKPSKEELHLAHLCVLQNSNHMSEHMASLMLRYQQHENDEVWLKTKQNEQFPEWFRKKIETELLHDHNSIGDDIRWMAEGPNKNVPTFSGYKISGVIYSTKERDNNRQVQCSGVCVVADTLMPSEKFKSVEHTSHTYYGVITSIWELDYNNFRVPIFRCNWVDMNKGVKVDELGYTLVNLNKLGFSNDPFVLGKHVKQVCYIDDTLEKFWSVVLKVPEKNFYDHCDDENEGSVEIELENELQLPVFPNVDELDDENTSYMREEEEWIQLP; encoded by the exons atgGATAGGTCATGGTTAAAAGCTGATAGAAGAACAAGAGAGTTTGAGAATGGAGTGGACGATTTACTTATGTTTGCCTTTGAGAATGGATATAACGAAGACAAAATAAGTTGTCCATGCTTAAAGTGCGCACATAGCAAATCTTGGAAAGCTCGGATTGTTAAAAACCATCTGTTTCAAAATGGTATTGATGAAACGTATACTCGCTGGATATGGCACGGGGAGCCAAATATTGTAGAAAGTCCTGTATTGGATGAAAGTGACAACTCGGTATCTTCTAATTACCAATTCTGCACAAGAATGGGTGAAGCTGACGATGATGATGTTCTTTCTTCAGATTCTTCAGATTTCATCAACCATGTGAAAGGTGAGCATGAACCTCTTTATCCTGGTTGTGAGAATTACACTAAGATGAAAGCTTTGGTTAAGTTATTCAACTTGAAAGTGAAGCATGGTATGTCGGATTCATGTTTTTCTGATGTTCTATTATTGATTGGGTCTTTGCTACCAGAAGGCAACAATGTCCCTTCTTCTTTCAATGAAGCGAAGAAAACCTTATGTGCATTAGGAATGGGTTATGATAAGATACACGCATGCCCGAATAATTGTCTACTATATCGTGGGCCACAAGATGAAGATGAGACTACTTGTCGCATATGTAAGGCCTCTAGATGGAAACTGAATAAGAAAGGAGAAGAACAAGAAGGAGTCCCTGCTAAGGTCTTATGGTATTTCCCCTTGATACCAAGAATAAGAAATTTGTTCAATACACCAGCGATTGCGAAGGACATGACTTGGCATGAGACCGAACGACAACAAGATGGTAAAATGAGGCATCCAGCAGACTCGCAAACATGGAAGGATGTCGATCAAAAGTGGCCTGATTTTGCATCGGAGAGTAGAAACCTCCGGTTAGCTTTATCCGCCGACGGTTTCAATCCTTTTCGTGGAAACCGTACTGATCACTCAAGTTGGCCAGTTTTGCTATCGGTTTACAACCTTCCACCTTGGCTCTGTATGAAAAGAAGGTACATTATGCTTTGCTTGTTAATATCAGGACCGACCGAGCCTGGAAATGATATAGATGTGTTCCTTCAACCACTTATTGAAGATCTGCAGGAGTTGTGGCGCGGGAAACAAGTGTACGACGCATATAGACAAGAGTCTTTCGTACTTAGGGGCATATTATTATGGACAATAAGTGACTATCCGGCCTTGGGGAACTTGTCGGGACATGTAGTTAAAGGATATAATGCTTGTATTCTTTGTGTTGATAAAACAGAGGCTACTAGGCTGGTTCACTATCGGAAGACGGTAGTTATGAGGCATAGGAGGTGGTTGCCTCGTCATCATCCGTATAGAAATCAAAAGGCAGCTTTTGATAATAGCGTTGAGACAGGTGCTGGTCCTATTCCATTAACTGGTGAGCAGGTTTTTGAAAGAGTACAACATCTAAGGGACCATGTCTTTGGTAAGACACAACGCCAACATAAACGGAAGAAAGGTGATGCTAGACCAGTTTGGAAGAAGTTATCTATCTTCTTTCAACTTGAGTATTGGAAATTTTTGCCAGTTAGGCATGTTCTCGATGTGATGCACatcgagaaaaatatatgtgaggctttacttggaACTTTGCTAAATATTCCCGGAAAGACAAAAGATAGGGAGTCAGTCCGTCTCGATATGGCAGAAATGGGAATAAGAATGGAGCTAAGGCCAAAAACTCCCGGAAAGAAAGAGAAGGTACCTTTGGCTGCATGGAACTTATCAAATGCTGAAAAGAAGGTAGTTTGCTCATCATTTCTTCAAATGAAGTTACCGGATGGATTTTGTTCAAATATCAAGAATCTTGTAAATATGGAAAAACTTCGGCTTGTTGGAATGAAATCTCATGATTGCCACacaatattgcatcatttgcttcCAATTGCGATTCGGTCGGTACTGCACAAAAAAGTCAG TTGGTGGAAACATTATGCCAGCTGGAAAAAACACTTTCCCCCTTCGTTCTTCGATGTCATGATCCATCTCTCAATTCATCTTGTGAGAGAGGTTAAGCTTTGCGGGCCAATCTTTCTACGTTGGATGTATCCTTTTGAGAGATATATGAAGGCGTTTAAAGTATATGTTCGAAATGCTGCTCATCCCGAAGGTTGTATTGCCGAGGCATATGTTGCCGAAGAGGCCGTTGAACGTTTGGTCAATTTTGAAGAAGCTACCATAGGTTTGCCAAAAAATGATAGGCATGAGCAAAATGCAATAAGCAAACCTTTATCTGGTGCGACAATGATCAAGCCAAGCAAAGAGGAATTGCATCTAGCACACTTATGTGTTCTGCAAAATAGCAATCACATGAG TGAACATATGGCATCTTTAATGCTAAGATACCAGCAGCATGAAAATGACGAGGTGTGGCTAAAAACCAAGCAGAATGAACAATTCCCCGAATGGTTCAGGAAAAAG ATTGAGACGGAATTGCTCCATGACCATAATAGCATAGGTGATGATATAAGGTGGATGGCAGAAGGGCCTAACAAGAATGTTCCTACGTTTAGTGGTTATAAAATCAGCGGGGTTATTTATAGCACCAAGGAGCGTGATAATAATAGACAAGTACAGTGTAGTGGTGTTTGTGTTGTTGCAGATACATTAATGCCTTCCGAAAAATTTAAATCTGTTGAACATACTTCACATACCTATTATGGAGTTATAACAAGTATATGGGAGCTAGACTATAATAATTTTAGAGTCCCTATATTTCGTTGCAATTGGGTAGATATGAACAAAGGGGTTAAGGTTGATGAGTTGGGATATACATTggttaatttaaataaattaggATTTTCAAATGATCCTTTTGTTCTAGGGAAACATGTTAAGCAAGTTTGCTACATTGATGATACTCTTGAAAAATTTTGGTCTGTGGTGTTGAAAGTCCCGGAAAAGAACTTTTATGACCACTGTGATGATGAAAATGAAGGCTCTGTAGAAATAGAACTTGAGAATGAGCTGCAGTTGCCCGTGTTCCCGAATGTTGATGAACTGGACGATGAAAATACTAGCTATATGCGAGAGGAAGAAGAATGGATTCAACTTCCATAG